One segment of Podospora pseudopauciseta strain CBS 411.78 chromosome 5 map unlocalized CBS411.78m_5.2, whole genome shotgun sequence DNA contains the following:
- the HEM4 gene encoding uroporphyrinogen-III synthase (BUSCO:EOG092634MM; COG:H; EggNog:ENOG503P1VK), whose translation MSPKIPVYLLKTKSSAGDHYEEKFSTPDSNGSKYDPEFVPVLEHQFDDQGMAKVRGILKNKQIGRTEGKQYGGMIFTSQRAVEAFTKLVEEGRGEDNWPFLQDIPVYSVGPATTRALKAVPQVPALQVFGEHTGNGETLAPYILDHYRAWYKDRESVPALLFLVGDKRRDTIPKVLNGAGWQLDEVVIYGTGEMKSFRDDLSQRLQTTADRPRRWVVVFSPSGCDSMLSALDLLDESSGKAKPKEPNRSTYIATIGPTTRDHLIHSFGYEPEVSAEQPSPEGVWNAITGYRTLE comes from the exons ATGTCACCAAAAATACCCGTCTACCTGCTCAAGACAAAGTCTTCTGCTGGCGACCATTACGAGGAAAAGTTCTCGACCCCTGACAGCAATGGCTCCAAATATGATCCCGAGTTCGTCCCTGTGCTTGAGCACCAATTCGACGACCAGGGCATGGCCAAAGTGCGCGGAATCCTCAAGAACAAGCAAATAGGAAGGACTGAGGGCAAACAATACGGTGGCATGATTTTCACTTCCCAGCGGGCTGTCGAGGCTTTCACTAAGCTTGTCGAGGAAGGGAGAG GTGAAGATAACTGGCCGTTTCTCCAGGACATTCCCGTCTACAGTGTCGGCCCAGCCACAACCCGAGCTCTGAAGGCTGTTCCTCAGGTTCCAGCTTTGCAGGTTTTCGGAGAGCATACGGGCAATGGCGAGACTTTAGCGCCGTATATTCTTGACCACTACCGGGCGTGGTATAAGGATCGGGAGTCCGTGCCTGCTTTGCTGTTTCTTGTCGGGGACAAAAGGCGGGATACTATCCCCAAGGTTTTGAATGGGGCCGGGTGGCAATTGGACGAGGTGGTGATCTATGGCACGGGAGAGATGAAGTCGTTCAGGGACGACTTGTCACAGCGTCTCCAGACTACGGCTGACCGGCCACGGAGATGGGTTGTTGTCTTCTCCCCTAGTGGGTGTGACAGCATGCTCAGCGCATTGGACCTCCTGGACGAGAGCAGTGGCAAGGCGAAACCGAAGGAGCCAAACCGAAGCACGTATATTGCTACCATTGGACCGACCACCCGGGATCATCTGATTCACAGCTTTGGGTACGAACCAGAAGTGTCGGCGGAACAGCCCAGTCCTGAAGGAGTATGGAATGCCATCACTGGCTATAGGACTCTAGAGTAG
- the ERV1 gene encoding Flavin-linked sulfhydryl oxidase of the mitochondrial IMS (COG:E; EggNog:ENOG503P2I1): MANDTQDRDEQATTAAAANTSQPLPKGVVLGKDGKPCRSCTAGADFAAWTSQAKTMTALSTGKPVPAVKKRTDCPPDVVALGRSSWTLLHSIAATYPEKPTPSEQSDVISFMKLFSKLYPCWVCAEDFQEYIERKQIKAGSRDEFGNWLCEAHNGVNKKLGKKTFDCSRWLERWRDGWKDGSCD, translated from the exons ATGGCAAACGATACCCAAGACCGAGACGAGCAGGCCACTACAGCCGCGGCCGCTAACACAAGCCAGCCTCTCCCCAAGGGTGTAGTCTTGGGCAAGGATGGCAAACC TTGCCGTTCTTGCACTGCCGGTGCCGACTTCGCAGCTTGGACTAGCCAGGCCAAAACAATGACGGCCCTCTCCACTGGCAAACCTGTTCCCGCTGTCAAGAAACGGACAGACTGCCCTCCAGACGTTGTAGCTCTCGGCCGGTCATCATGgaccctcctccactccaTCGCGGCCACCTACCCCGAGAAGCCAACCCCTTCCGAGCAGTCCGATGTCATTTCTTTTATGAAGTTGTTCTCAAAGCTGTACCCTTGCTGGGTGTGCGCTGAAGATTTCCAAGAGTACATTGAGCGGAAGCAAATCAAAGCTGGAAGCAGGGATGAGTTTGGAAACTGGCTGTGTGAGGCGCATAACGGTGTGAACAAgaagctggggaagaagaccTTTGACTGCAGTAggtggttggagaggtggagAGATGGGTGGAAGGACGGGAGTTGTGATtga
- a CDS encoding uncharacterized protein (EggNog:ENOG503NUUP; COG:E; COG:H), with protein sequence MAIDIRTQGLKKPVPVAQYLFARLYEIGIRSVHGLPGDFNLVALDYIPKAKLKWVGSVNELNAAYAADGYARALGISALVTTFGVGELSAMNGVAGAYSEHVPVVHIVGCPSTISQRNGMLLHHTLGNGDFNVFANMGSQIACNTARLNNPAEIAEQIDFALRECWIHSRPVYIMLPTDMVEKQIEGARLDTPIDLSDPPNEPEREDYVVDVVLRYLHAAKNPIILVDACAIRHRCLEEVRNLVDKAKLPVFVTPMGKGAVNESSPTYGGVYAGTGSQPAVQELVESADLVLSIGALKSDFNTTGFSYRTSQLNTIDFHSDHCKVRYSEYPGVAMKGVLRKLIERVDTTKLSSEKLAPKVVNEVSENRDSTETITQAWFWPRVGEYFKEKDLVVTETGTSNFGIWESKFPPDVVGITQILWGSIGWSVGAAQGVAQAIKDMGEDRRTILFVGDGSFQLTVQEVSTMIKHKLRVTIFLIYNEGFTIERCIHGMEAEYNDIRRWNYTEIPTVFGATDKEVRKHIIKTKNELEKLLADKDFNDAKGLQLVELWMPKHDAPRALKLTAEQSAKNNARME encoded by the exons ATGGCCATCGACATTAGAACACAAGGTTTGAAGAAGCCCGTCCCGGTGGCCCAATACTTGTTTGCCAGATTGTATGAAATCGGCATCAGATCAGTCCATGGGTTACCAGGTGACTTTAACTTGGTGGCACTGGATTACATCCCCAAGGCCAAACTGAAGTGGGTTGGCAGTGTCAATGAGCTCAACGCTG CATACGCTGCCGATGGCTACGCCCGAGCGTTGGGCATCTCAGCTCTTGTCACTACCTTCGGTGTAGGCGAACTGTCCGCCATGAACGGCGTTGCCGGTGCCTACTCTGAGCACGTGCCTGTCGTACACATCGTCGGCTGCCCGTCAACCATCTCTCAGCGGAATGGCATGCTGTTGCATCACACTCTTGGAAATGGCGACTTCAACGTCTTTGCCAACATGGGCTCTCAAATTGCCTGCAACACTGCCCGCTTGAACAACCCAGCCGAGATCGCCGAGCAGATTGATTTTGCCCTGCGTGAATGCTGGATTCACAGCCGCCCGGTATATATCATGCTGCCCACTGATATGGTCGAGAAGCAAATCGAGGGCGCGCGTCTCGACACTCCTATTGACCTCTCGGACCCCCCGAATGAGCCCGAGAGGGAGGACTACGTTGTGGATGTTGTTCTGAGATACCTGCACGCAGCGAAGAACCCTATCATTCTCGTCGATGCATGTGCTATCCGGCATCGATGCTTGGAAGAGGTGCGGAATCTGGTTGACAAGGCAAAGCTCCCTGTCTTTGTCACGCCGATGGGCAAGGGCGCCGTCAACGAGTCTTCGCCTACATACGGTGGTGTATATGCGGGTACGGGGTCTCAGCCTGCTGTGCAGGAACTGGTGGAATCGGCGGATCTGGTCTTGTCGATTGGTGCTTTGAAGAGTGATTTCAACACGACGGGTTTCTCGTACCGCACATCTCAACTCAATACCATCGACTTCCACAGCGATCACTGCAAGGTTAGGTACTCGGAGTATCCTGGTGTTGCGATGAAAGGAGTTCTTCGAAAGCTGATTGAGCGTGTCGACACCACAAAGCTTTCTAGTGAGAAGCTTGCCCCGAAGGTGGTCAACGAGGTCTCTGAAAATCGGGACAGCACCGAGACCATTACGCAAGCCTGGTTTTGGCCTCGCGTGGGGGAATacttcaaggagaaggacctGGTAGTCACTGAGACAGGCACATCCAACTTTGGTATTTGGGAGAGCAAGTTTCCTCCTGATGTGGTTGGGATCACGCAGATCCTCTGGGGAAGCATTGGTTGGTCTGTGGGTGCTGCTCAGGGAGTTGCACAGGCTATTAAGGACATGGGAGAAGACCGTCGCACAATTCTGTTTGTTGGAGATGGGTCGTTCCAGCTCACTGTCCAGGAGGTGTCAACCATGATCAAGCATAAGCTGAGAGTCACAAT CTTCCTAATCTACAACGAAGGGTTCACCATTGAGCGGTGTATCCACGGCATGGAAGCTGAGTACAACGATATCAGGCGGTGGAACTACACTGAAATTCCGACAGTGTTTGGCGCAACTGACAAGGAAGTTCGGAAGCACATCATCAAGACCAAGAACGAGCTTGAAAAGTTGTTGGCGGACAAGGACTTCAACGATGCAAAGGGCCTGCAGCTTGTCGAGCTGTGGATGCCCAAGCACGATGCGCCGCGAGCATTGAAGCTTACAGCTGAGCAGTCAGCAAAGAACAATGCCCGGATGGAGTGA
- a CDS encoding uncharacterized protein (EggNog:ENOG503P3Z8; COG:S; BUSCO:EOG09264829): MTGSGKRKDAPTGGGGAQQAKKKKAGGNAGKWKTPHHMAKAANNQESNLQAGEPGIWVTCARHQESKAAREIGVLFAEYADKMYGIKGVHDAEKKEGEEDEDEDDIEAAIKKEVEALNANRKGTDGGHNMTPLKMNVDCLMFVKTKPPIDPVAFVRRIVEDAKSAKETGQMKCRYVNRLTPVSVTGKATEQGLEGVAREALAPFFDLSGKKTDVDQSTEAAAKPAAETEARSEKASNENAQPAKKEITFAIRPSVRNNSSLKRDIVINTIAGLINNERHKVNLTSPDKVILVDVYQKVCGVSVVDGDWEEFKRYNLTELYGQGQGSKEKKEKE, encoded by the exons ATGACGGGAAGCGGCAAGAGAAAAGACGCGCCAACTGGCGGTGGCGGGGCGCAGCAAGCtaagaagaaaaag GCGGGAGGCAATGCAGGAAAGTGGAAGACGCCGCATCATATGGCCAAGGCGGCCAACAATCAAGAATCGAACCTCCAGGCAGGAGAACCGGGCATTTGGGTGACATGTGCCCGGCACCAGGAATCCAAGGCAGCGAGGGAGATCGGGGTGTTGTTTGCCGAG TATGCAGACAAGATGTATGGCATCAAAGGGGTCCATgacgccgagaagaaggaaggcgaggaggacgaggatgaagacgacATTGAagccgccatcaagaaggaAGTGGAAGCGTTGAATGCCAACAGAAAAGGCACCGATGGTGGACACAATATGACGCCCCTCAAGATGAACGTCGACTGCTTGATGTTTGTCAAGACGAAGCCACCGATCGACCCGGTGGCATTTGTGAGACGCATCGTGGAGGATGCAAAGTCTGCTAAGGAGACAGGCCAGATGAAGTGTCGCTATGTGAACCGGCTGACCCCGGTAAGCGTCACGGGGAAGGCCACGGAACAGGGCCTGGAAGGGGTGGCCAGGGAGGCACTCGCTCCTTTCTTCGACCTGAGTGGAAAGAAGACAGATGTTGACCAATCCACGGAGGCCGCGGCGAAGCCAGCAGCGGAAACCGAGGCCAGAAGCGAGAAGGCGTCAAATGAGAATGCCCAACCAGCCAAGAAGGAAATCACT TTCGCCATCCGACCCAGCGTGCGGAACAATAGCTCGCTAAAGAGAGATATTGTGATCAATACCATTGCTGGGCTTATCAATAACGAGCGCCACAAAGTGAACCTGACGTCTCCGGACAAGGTTATCTTGGTGGACGTGTACCAGAAAGTATGCGGCGTTAGCGTCGTTGACGGCGACTGGGAAGAGTTCAAGCGGTACAACTTGACAGAGCTGTATGGGCAGGGCCAGGGAagcaaggaaaagaaggagaaagagTAG
- a CDS encoding uncharacterized protein (EggNog:ENOG503P34T), whose product MSGTCLFGKHSSRRVTMPVCSIRGISHNQTDSDTNMYRLPSEQGVRAMLGSAVPEDVTVARIQPLQSLRPQRIYQVHLSDNTSLRLVLPPISMWRPLRSEQASVATEVTAIDWLHQVLTRQFSLATPSSSRSARRGSEETSKQQNQDSKTLLRLLPSLVQHGQDTRTALRELFAFYEPSQGTAIALLEPKLTVDPNSPERQQVDFEIGTFYRRFLIQPGLVSPTGRFGPLAAVIPLLQSSQPQRAQPGAGGLFGTGGAASWSVAFHSMLEGVLRDGEDMAVVLGYSTIRRHFRRLGYLLDDVTVPKFVVVDAAQDSNLLVERIPDSGDRGIRIAGLQSWSNCVFGDPLFATVFSDPADLPPPPPSDSFLRGLNSTASATSPPPPATSASTMTATSNYLSTLNPQLIEALPSAPIRLLFYRIYHILTRIVAEFYRPRPDSTTRELEARRKLNVVLAKLAEIPDDFLCPPETPYSSLPATPNSSTSTKSLSKREYSVARPTGEMSPAKRMRELEMAIPKK is encoded by the coding sequence aTGTCAGGTACCTGTCTCTTTGGAAAACACTCTTCTAGACGGGTGACGATGCCAGTTTGCTCTATCAGGGGCATCAGTCACAACCAGACAGACAGCGATACCAACATGTATCGACTACCATCAGAGCAGGGTGTCCGGGCCATGTTGGGCTCAGCTGTTCCTGAAGATGTTACCGTCGCCAGAATACAACCACTCCAAAGTCTCAGGCCACAGAGGATATACCAAGTCCACCTTTCCGACAACACATCTCTACGCCTTGTTCTTCCACCAATTTCCATGTGGCGGCCCCTACGATCAGAACAAGCCAGCGTGGCCACCGAGGTAACAGCAATAGACTGGCTTCACCAGGTTCTCACTCGACAATTCTCATTAGCCACACCATCTTCCTCCCGGTCAGCGAGGAGAGGAAGCGAAGAAACCAGCAAACAGCAGAACCAAGACTCGAAAACCCTGCTACGACTGCTACCATCCCTCGTCCAACACGGCCAGGACACCAGAACGGCCCTCCGCGAGCTATTCGCCTTTTATGAACCAAGTCAAGGCACAGCAATAGCCCTCTTGGAACCAAAGCTCACAGTGGATCCAAACTCTCCCGAACGACAGCAAGTAGACTTCGAAATCGGCACATTCTACCGACGATTCTTGATCCAACCCGGTTTGGTCTCGCCAACAGGTCGTTTTGGTCCATTGGCAGCTGTTATCCCTCTGCTACAATCATCACAACCCCAAAGAGCACAACCAGGAGCCGGGGGTTTATTTGGAACGGGAGGTGCGGCCAGTTGGTCGGTGGCCTTTCACTCCATGCTCGAAGGTGTTCTCAGAGACGGGGAGGACATGGCGGTTGTGCTGGGTTACTCGACAATACGACGGCACTTTCGGCGGTTAGGATACCTCTTGGACGACGTCACTGTGCCGAagtttgtggtggtggatgctgCCCAAGACTCTAACCTCTTGGTGGAAAGGATACCAGACAGTGGCGACAGAGGAATCAGAATAGCTGGTCTGCAGAGTTGGTCAAATTGCGTCTTTGGCGACCCTCTGTTTGCCACAGTGTTTAGCGATCCGGCAGActtgccgccaccacccccttccgaCTCTTTTCTCAGGGGTTTAAATTCGACTGCTTCAGCgacatcccctccaccacctgcaACGTCGGCGTCAACGATGACGGCAACATCAAACTACCTATCGACTCTCAACCCGCAATTAATAGAGGCCCTCCCGTCTGCCCCCATCCGGCTGTTATTCTACCGGATCTACCACATCCTTACCCGCATCGTCGCCGAGTTCTACCGCCCCCGACCAGACTCCACGACGCGAGAGCTAGAAGCGCGGAGGAAGCTCAATGTAGTGTTGGCGAAACTAGCAGAGATACCAGATGATTTCTTGTGTCCTCCTGAAACCCCCTACTCCAGCCTACCCGCGAcacccaacagcagcaccagcaccaagaGCCTGAGCAAACGTGAATACAGCGTTGCACGACCAACAGGGGAGATGAGTCCAGCAAAGAGAATGcgggagttggagatggcGATACCAAAGAAATAa
- a CDS encoding uncharacterized protein (COG:K; EggNog:ENOG503NYJE): protein MANAPELRPGDEGFDGFRMRLSEDCVEYMLFIIGEKSDNDLPSLEAVKRAADKKLTELAKEYIWQREPFKLETKIQKGSGLSYLHGTTHYGDNVEDEWLIVYLLRELTKSFPNLWVRVSDSDGEFLLIEAAKVLPKWLSPENDTNRVWIHQGKLLIIPLDNTQPNKNLTLTSAISTITSRPSSLLHSPFIEAESFYRLEKYPSAISSTTHHALVTIPRKLAYILHSRSQSIAPATEAFYLRDPVSLKPLLFPSITTPLLFPPKDLITISIRFTKVLYAQLKSQHFSPPPPAWKSLLHAAEVEAATNPTADSAQKKLARLELGMKLTTGFELLCAGDKAETHPNRVVREVALLLGDLAEDGEENILPSDEQIEKEWKDTEREDDDSWMDIDYTQLEKELAGSGSGGVKAEKIKGGKGGFGDAGTQADLQKIVERFEAFLNDEDAGVDGVVLGDEDEDDDEMDVDDDDDDESDEDEDWEDEDKEVGFDEEQFQRMMREMMGLPGDDGKSSGAPPVSATTQDKGKQKAVVVEGVDSENDEDDEGDEAEEIQKMMQQFESELKGLGALSLDPKATATERRIKDVGSSSKEQEISENEEEEVDIDYNLAKNLLESFKSQAGMAGPAGNLLGLMGVTLPRDEDDSDEEEETTPTAPITGKGKEKA, encoded by the exons ATGGCCAACGCCCCAGAGCTGCGTCCTGGAGACGAAGGGTTCGATGGTTTTCGTATGAGGCTGTCCGAGGACTGTGTCGAGTACATGCTATTCATCATTGGCGAAAAGTCAGACAATGATCTCCCCAGCTTGGAAGCCGTTAAGAGGGCCGCTGATAAAAAGCTGACGGAGCTGGCAAAGGAATACATATGGCAGCGAGAACCCTTCAAGCTCGAGACAAAAATCCAGAAAG GTTCCGGGCTGTCCTATCTCCATGGAACAACCCACTACGGAGACAATGTGGAAGACGAGTGGCTCATTGTCTACCTCCTCCGGGAGCTCACCAAATCCTTTCCCAACCTTTGGGTCCGTGTCTCTGACAGCGATGGCGAGTTTCTCCTAATCGAAGCAGCCAAAGTCTTGCCCAAGTGGCTCAGTCCAGAAAACGACACCAACCGAGTGTGGATTCACCAAGGCAAACTCCTTATCATCCCCCTAGACAACACACAGCCCAACAAGAACCTCACCCTGACATCCGCCATCTCAACCATTACATCCAGGCCctcatccctcctccactccccCTTCATCGAAGCCGAATCCTTCTACCGCCTCGAGAAATACCCCtcagccatctcctccaccacccaccatgcCCTCGTCACCATCCCAAGGAAACTAGCCTACATCCTCCACTCTCGCTCCCAATCCATCGCCCCCGCTACCGAAGCCTTCTACCTCCGAGACCCCGTCTCCCTCAAACCCCTATTATTCCCCTCAATAACCACCCCCTTACTATTCCCCCCAAAagacctcatcaccatctccatccgCTTTACCAAAGTCCTCTACGCCCAGCTCAAATCCCAGCACTtttcccccccacctccagCATGGAAGTCATTACTTCACGCCGCCGAGGTCGAAGCCGCCACGAACCCCACCGCCGACTCTGCACAAAAGAAGCTTGCGAGGTTAGAGCTGGGTATGAAGCTCACTACGGGATTTGAGCTGCTGTGTGCCGGTGACAAGGCAGAGACTCACCCTAATAGAGTCGTTCGGGAGGTGGCGTTGCTACTGGGGGATCTggccgaggatggggaggagaacaTCCTGCCGTCTGATGAGCAGATTGAAAAGGAGTGGAAGGATACCGAaagggaggatgatgatagcTGGATGGATATCGATTACACTCAGCTTGAGAAGGAGCTCGCTGGCTCTGGAAGCGGCGGCGTCAAGGCCGAGAAAATAAAGGGGGGTAAGGGGGGCTTTGGCGACGCCGGCACTCAGGCGGATCTCCAGAAGATAGTGGAGAGATTTGAGGCGTTTTTGAACGACGAGGATGCGGGTGTGGATGGGGTTGtgttgggggatgaggatgaggatgatgatgagatggatgtggatgatgatgatgatgacgagagcgacgaggatgaggactgggaggatgaagatAAGGAAGTCGGTTTTGATGAGGAGCAGTTccagaggatgatgagggagatgatggggttgcctggtgatgatgggaaatCATCGGGTGCACCGCCAgtatcagcaacaacacaagACAAGGGGAAACAAAaagcggttgttgttgaaggagtAGACTCAGAAAAtgacgaagatgatgagggtgacgAGGCGGAAGAGATCCAAAAGATGATGCAGCAGTTTGAGAGCGAGCTCAAGGGGCTGGGGGCACTGAGCTTGGACCCCAAAGCAACAGCCACAGAAAGAAGGATCAAAGATGTTGGAAGCTCAAGCAAAGAGCAAGAGATCAGCGAaaacgaggaagaggaggtggatatTGACTACAACCTCGCCAAAAACCTCCTCGAGAGTTTCAAGTCCCAAGCTGGTATGGCAGGCCCAGCAGGGAAtctgttggggttgatgggggttACCTTGCCCCGAGACGAGGACGACtccgacgaggaagaagagaccACCCCTACCGCACCCATTACAGGCAAGGGTAAGGAAAAAGCATGA